A window from Comamonas odontotermitis encodes these proteins:
- a CDS encoding acetyl-CoA C-acyltransferase, translating to MKQVQDAYIVAATRTPIGKSHKGYLRNMRPDDLLATTMKAVLAQAPGLDPQAIEDVVCGCAIPESQQGLNVARISAVLAGLPVGVGGVTVNRFCASGLTALQMAADRIRVGEADVMIAAGVESMSMVPMMGNSPSLSPSIFEREGDVGIAYGMGLTAEKVAQRWKVSRDAQDAFALQSHQRALAAQQAGDFTAEITPITVTDRGVDIARGEAVSNSRTVSLDEGPRTDTSIEGLAKLRTVFAARGSVTAGNSSQTSDGAGALLVVSEAALKRFNLTPLARFVSYASKGVPPEIMGIGPIEAIPVALRNAGLSLQDMDWIELNEAFAAQSLAVMEQLGMDPAKVNPMGGAIALGHPLGATGAIRAATVVHALQRNKLKYGMVTMCVGMGQGAAGILERV from the coding sequence ATGAAACAAGTACAAGACGCCTACATTGTTGCTGCCACGCGCACGCCAATTGGCAAGTCGCACAAAGGCTATCTGCGCAACATGCGCCCCGACGATCTGCTGGCCACCACGATGAAAGCCGTGCTGGCGCAGGCGCCCGGGCTCGATCCGCAGGCCATTGAAGATGTGGTGTGCGGCTGCGCCATCCCCGAGTCGCAGCAAGGGCTGAATGTGGCCCGCATCAGCGCGGTGCTGGCGGGCCTGCCGGTGGGCGTGGGTGGCGTTACCGTCAACCGCTTCTGCGCATCGGGCCTGACAGCGCTGCAGATGGCGGCAGACCGCATCCGTGTGGGCGAGGCCGACGTGATGATCGCCGCCGGTGTCGAGAGCATGAGCATGGTGCCCATGATGGGCAATTCGCCATCGCTGTCGCCCTCGATCTTTGAGCGCGAAGGCGACGTTGGCATTGCCTACGGCATGGGTCTCACGGCAGAGAAGGTGGCGCAGCGCTGGAAGGTGAGCCGCGATGCCCAGGATGCGTTTGCGCTGCAATCGCACCAACGCGCCCTGGCTGCGCAGCAGGCGGGCGATTTCACGGCAGAAATCACGCCCATCACCGTGACCGACCGGGGCGTGGACATCGCCAGGGGCGAAGCGGTGAGCAACTCGCGCACGGTCAGCCTGGACGAAGGGCCGCGCACTGATACCTCCATCGAAGGCCTGGCCAAGCTGCGTACCGTGTTTGCGGCGCGCGGCTCGGTCACCGCCGGCAACAGCTCGCAGACCAGCGATGGCGCAGGTGCGCTGCTGGTGGTGAGCGAGGCGGCTCTCAAGCGCTTCAACCTGACGCCGCTGGCGCGCTTTGTCAGCTATGCGAGCAAGGGCGTGCCGCCCGAGATCATGGGCATCGGCCCGATCGAGGCAATTCCTGTTGCGCTGCGCAACGCAGGCCTGTCGCTGCAGGACATGGACTGGATCGAGCTGAACGAGGCTTTTGCCGCGCAGTCGCTCGCCGTCATGGAGCAACTGGGCATGGACCCGGCCAAGGTCAACCCCATGGGCGGCGCGATTGCGCTGGGCCACCCGTTGGGCGCGACCGGTGCCATCCGCGCGGCCACGGTGGTGCATGCACTGCAGCGCAACAAACTCAAGTACGGCATGGTGACCATGTGCGTGGGCATGGGGCAGGGAGCCGCCGGCATCCTGGAACGCGTGTAA
- a CDS encoding acyl-CoA thioesterase, which translates to MSNLFTSTGGHPFDRAMAMEPVGANQFATRASKDYWNMVGPYGGITAAQMAQAVLQHPDRLGELVAITVNFAGAVGEGEVVIEAIPARTNRSTQHWIITMREKDAEGHWSTTTTATAMTALARKTWSDDECAMPQVPPSGEVARYVTDFRVEWLSRYNVRPLLGSYPEQWDGAISPSLTRMWVSDEPPRPLDVQALTALCDVFFPRIWLRRAKRVPIGTVTFSVYFHASEDELRQVGSEPVLAQAQGQGFRDGFFDQTAQIWAPGGTLLATSHQLVYYKE; encoded by the coding sequence ATGAGCAACCTTTTCACTTCTACAGGCGGCCATCCCTTTGACCGGGCGATGGCAATGGAGCCTGTTGGCGCCAACCAGTTCGCCACACGCGCCAGCAAGGATTACTGGAACATGGTCGGACCCTACGGCGGCATCACCGCGGCGCAGATGGCGCAGGCGGTGCTGCAGCACCCGGATCGCCTGGGCGAGCTGGTGGCGATCACGGTGAATTTTGCGGGGGCCGTGGGTGAGGGCGAGGTGGTGATCGAAGCCATTCCTGCGCGCACCAACCGCTCCACGCAGCACTGGATCATCACCATGCGCGAAAAGGACGCGGAAGGCCATTGGTCCACAACCACGACTGCTACCGCGATGACGGCGCTGGCGCGCAAGACCTGGTCGGACGACGAATGCGCCATGCCGCAGGTGCCGCCGTCTGGCGAAGTGGCGCGCTACGTCACCGATTTTCGCGTGGAATGGCTCTCGCGCTACAACGTGCGCCCGCTTCTGGGCAGCTATCCGGAGCAGTGGGACGGTGCCATCAGCCCGAGCCTGACCCGCATGTGGGTCAGCGACGAGCCGCCGCGCCCCTTGGATGTGCAGGCACTGACGGCGCTGTGCGACGTGTTCTTTCCGCGCATCTGGCTGCGCCGCGCCAAACGGGTGCCGATTGGCACGGTCACATTCAGCGTGTACTTCCACGCCAGCGAGGACGAGCTGCGACAGGTCGGCAGCGAGCCGGTGCTGGCGCAGGCGCAGGGCCAGGGCTTTCGTGACGGCTTCTTCGACCAGACGGCACAGATCTGGGCGCCGGGCGGCACCTTGCTCGCAACGAGCCACCAATTGGTCTATTACAAAGAGTGA
- a CDS encoding enoyl-CoA hydratase — protein sequence MSIQSTCDDILVLAENGICTITFNRVAKKNSITGAMYLAMASVLQQAATSGDVRVVLFQGDATVFTAGNDLGDFLNGPKPDENAPPFQFLQALAACPKPIVAAVCGPAVGIGTTMLLHCDLVYAGDNAMFSLPFVNLGFCPEGASSLLLPQLMGHQRASEALLLGDPFMAEAALEVGLVNRVVPPTECNTIAQAQAAKLAAKPMGSLLASKKLLKSGQMAAVQARIAEEGKLFADLLQQPAAKEAMSAFLEKRKPDFSKC from the coding sequence GTGAGCATTCAATCCACCTGCGACGACATCCTGGTGCTGGCCGAAAATGGCATCTGCACCATCACCTTCAACCGCGTCGCCAAGAAGAATTCCATCACCGGCGCCATGTACCTGGCCATGGCCAGCGTGCTGCAACAGGCCGCCACCAGCGGCGACGTGCGCGTGGTGCTGTTCCAGGGCGATGCCACGGTATTTACCGCAGGCAATGACCTGGGCGATTTTCTGAACGGTCCCAAACCGGACGAGAATGCGCCGCCCTTTCAGTTTCTGCAGGCACTGGCCGCCTGCCCCAAACCCATCGTGGCGGCGGTCTGTGGCCCGGCGGTCGGCATCGGGACGACCATGCTGCTGCACTGTGATCTGGTCTATGCGGGCGACAACGCGATGTTCTCGCTGCCGTTCGTGAACCTGGGCTTCTGTCCCGAAGGCGCATCGAGCCTGCTGCTGCCCCAGCTGATGGGCCACCAGCGCGCCAGCGAGGCCTTGTTGCTGGGCGATCCGTTCATGGCCGAGGCGGCACTGGAAGTGGGCCTGGTCAACCGCGTGGTGCCCCCCACCGAATGCAACACCATCGCCCAGGCCCAGGCAGCCAAACTGGCCGCCAAGCCCATGGGCTCACTGCTGGCGAGCAAAAAACTGCTCAAGAGCGGCCAGATGGCAGCGGTGCAGGCGCGCATTGCCGAAGAAGGCAAACTGTTTGCCGATCTGCTGCAGCAGCCCGCAGCCAAAGAGGCAATGAGCGCTTTCCTCGAGAAAAGAAAGCCGGATTTCAGCAAATGCTGA
- a CDS encoding ChbG/HpnK family deacetylase: MSRSIVLCADDYALHPAVDAAVQQLAEQGRLSATSCMTTAPRWREAARALPALRGRLNVGLHFNLTEGHGVQPGATIGSVIAQAYTHRLPAARLRDAWREQLDAFEDALGMPPDYVDGHQHVHQLPGVRAAMVGELQRRYGTDAGQQLWIRSTAPAGRLRWQPKAAVIALLGGYTLTRQLHARRWQMNRGFGGVYGFDAPTPAAYGAHMAQWLAACDDGSLLMCHPANAQVEGDAIGGQRPVEFAYLQSPAFADALAAQNCSIWQANRKI, from the coding sequence ATGAGCCGCTCCATTGTGCTGTGCGCAGACGACTACGCGCTGCACCCCGCTGTCGACGCCGCCGTGCAGCAGCTGGCCGAGCAGGGCCGCCTGTCCGCCACCAGCTGCATGACCACTGCGCCGCGCTGGCGCGAAGCGGCGCGGGCCCTGCCCGCCCTGCGCGGCAGGCTGAACGTGGGGCTGCACTTCAACCTGACCGAAGGCCATGGCGTGCAGCCAGGAGCCACCATTGGCAGCGTCATCGCACAGGCCTACACCCATCGCCTGCCCGCAGCCCGCCTGCGCGATGCCTGGCGCGAGCAGCTCGATGCCTTTGAAGATGCCCTGGGCATGCCACCCGACTATGTCGACGGCCACCAGCATGTGCACCAGTTGCCGGGTGTGCGCGCAGCCATGGTGGGGGAGCTGCAGCGCCGCTATGGCACAGACGCCGGGCAACAGCTCTGGATTCGCTCCACGGCACCCGCAGGCCGCCTGCGCTGGCAGCCCAAGGCCGCCGTGATTGCGCTGCTGGGCGGCTACACGCTCACGCGCCAGTTGCATGCACGGCGCTGGCAGATGAACCGGGGCTTTGGTGGCGTCTATGGTTTTGATGCGCCCACGCCTGCCGCGTATGGCGCGCACATGGCGCAATGGCTGGCCGCCTGCGACGACGGCAGTCTGCTCATGTGCCACCCCGCCAATGCCCAGGTGGAGGGCGATGCCATCGGCGGGCAGCGGCCAGTGGAGTTTGCGTACCTTCAATCGCCAGCGTTTGCCGATGCGCTGGCAGCGCAGAACTGCAGCATCTGGCAGGCGAATCGCAAAATTTAA
- a CDS encoding GtrA family protein, which translates to MATLLSLLRRLPQGLQFVCVGGAAAATHLLVVALLVQGLALAPLAANVLGFLVAFCVSYGGHALLTFSEHQAPHRQALPRFFLVACCSFALNEVLYYIALHQWHLHYLWSLFAVLLIVAVVTFVAAKFWAFARSAA; encoded by the coding sequence ATGGCGACCTTGCTCTCCCTGCTGCGCCGCCTGCCCCAGGGCCTGCAGTTTGTCTGCGTGGGCGGTGCAGCAGCGGCCACCCATCTGCTGGTGGTGGCCCTGCTGGTGCAGGGCCTGGCCCTGGCGCCGCTGGCAGCCAACGTGCTGGGTTTTCTGGTGGCATTCTGCGTGAGTTATGGCGGCCATGCATTGCTCACCTTTTCGGAGCATCAAGCGCCCCACAGACAAGCGCTTCCGCGTTTTTTTCTGGTGGCCTGCTGCTCGTTTGCACTGAATGAAGTGCTGTACTACATCGCACTGCACCAGTGGCACCTGCACTACCTGTGGAGCCTGTTTGCCGTGCTGCTGATCGTGGCCGTCGTCACCTTTGTGGCCGCCAAGTTCTGGGCCTTTGCCAGGAGCGCCGCATGA
- a CDS encoding glycosyltransferase family 2 protein: MPLPPASPAPLAVQRPPLRLSCVVPAYNEAANLETFLPALHEAVRLLSAECEIVLVDDGSKDETPALALRMADRLPLQYVQLSRNFGKEAAMSAGLDYARGNAVLLIDADFQHPLPLIAEMVQLWNSGYDMVYGVIADRTAEGAAKRRGTQLFYYLMNRDSRFRIPENAGDFRLMDRKVVDVLRQLPERNRFMKGLYAWVGFKSAALPFVPDARRSGQSTFNLHRLGALAFEGLTSFTTIPLKVWSFIGFCISVAAIFYGVYITVETLIFDNPTDGWPTLAASLMLFSGVQLLSIGMLGEYIGRIYEEVKRRPLYVVDQHVATHALPVLAPGAGGESVAAPATPAASQPPQA, from the coding sequence ATGCCATTACCTCCCGCCTCCCCTGCCCCTCTTGCCGTGCAGCGCCCGCCATTGCGGCTGAGCTGTGTCGTGCCCGCCTACAACGAGGCAGCCAATCTGGAAACCTTTTTGCCCGCCCTGCATGAAGCGGTGCGCCTGCTCTCGGCAGAGTGCGAGATCGTGCTGGTCGATGATGGCAGCAAGGACGAGACGCCGGCACTGGCATTGCGCATGGCCGATCGCCTGCCACTGCAGTACGTGCAACTGTCGCGCAACTTTGGCAAGGAAGCGGCCATGAGCGCGGGGCTTGACTACGCGCGCGGCAATGCCGTGCTGCTGATCGACGCTGATTTCCAGCACCCGCTGCCTTTGATCGCCGAGATGGTGCAGTTGTGGAACAGCGGCTACGACATGGTGTACGGCGTGATCGCTGACCGGACTGCCGAGGGCGCCGCCAAGCGCCGCGGCACCCAGCTGTTCTACTACCTGATGAACCGGGACAGCCGGTTCCGCATTCCTGAAAATGCGGGCGACTTCCGCTTGATGGACCGCAAGGTGGTAGATGTGCTGCGCCAGTTGCCCGAGCGCAACCGCTTCATGAAGGGGCTGTATGCCTGGGTCGGCTTCAAGAGCGCGGCCCTGCCCTTTGTGCCCGATGCGCGCCGCAGTGGGCAATCCACTTTCAACCTGCACCGGTTGGGGGCGCTGGCGTTCGAGGGGCTGACCTCGTTCACGACCATTCCGCTCAAGGTCTGGAGCTTCATCGGCTTCTGCATCTCGGTTGCAGCCATTTTCTATGGCGTCTACATCACCGTCGAAACCTTGATTTTCGACAATCCTACCGACGGTTGGCCCACGCTGGCAGCCAGCCTGATGCTGTTCTCCGGCGTGCAGTTGTTGTCAATCGGCATGCTGGGCGAATACATCGGCCGCATCTACGAAGAGGTCAAGCGCCGGCCACTGTATGTGGTGGACCAGCATGTGGCCACCCATGCACTGCCAGTTTTGGCGCCGGGTGCTGGCGGTGAAAGCGTTGCTGCCCCCGCGACGCCAGCCGCCTCGCAGCCACCGCAAGCATGA
- a CDS encoding thioesterase family protein has translation MQGLDEPYIAGLREIFEERIVFNQLLGLKLVGVQDDALLASLEMRHELIGHFGLKRIHGGVISASLDALGGIAVMAASGAKHVGEPVMQRLMRFGKLGTIDLRVDYLRPGTHGPFAMQARVLRLGSRVATTRSDFCDSTGQVLATATAAYIVS, from the coding sequence ATGCAGGGGCTGGATGAGCCCTACATCGCCGGCCTGCGCGAAATCTTTGAAGAGCGCATTGTGTTCAACCAGTTGCTCGGGCTCAAGCTCGTGGGTGTCCAGGACGATGCGTTGCTGGCATCGCTGGAGATGCGGCATGAGCTGATCGGCCACTTCGGGCTCAAGCGCATCCATGGCGGCGTGATCAGTGCCAGCCTGGATGCACTGGGCGGTATTGCGGTCATGGCCGCATCGGGCGCCAAGCACGTGGGCGAGCCGGTCATGCAGCGGCTGATGCGCTTTGGCAAGCTGGGCACCATCGATCTGCGCGTGGACTACCTGCGCCCCGGCACGCACGGCCCGTTTGCGATGCAGGCGCGCGTGCTGCGCCTGGGCTCGCGCGTGGCGACGACGCGCTCGGATTTCTGCGACAGCACGGGCCAGGTGCTGGCCACGGCAACGGCGGCCTACATCGTTTCCTGA
- a CDS encoding bactofilin family protein gives MAVQNPFFGGRRDNDNSASKFMGGSSSSSSGSTLPSTAAGSASSVLGGNLSNKSEDFSSASSSTSSYSSAVTSNDTNAGTGSKLTVGPNIKLKGVEITDCDTLVVEGTVEATMDSRVIQITADGAFRGSAEIDIAEIHGEFEGNLTVRDKLVIFGSGRVHGKIRYGKVIIEEGGQLTGEIECSGSTRKPAASTGSTTKTEKAAESVA, from the coding sequence ATGGCTGTACAAAACCCTTTCTTCGGCGGGCGCCGTGACAACGACAATTCCGCATCCAAGTTCATGGGCGGCTCGTCATCGAGCTCCTCCGGAAGCACTTTGCCCAGTACGGCGGCTGGTTCGGCCAGCTCGGTGCTGGGGGGCAATCTCTCCAACAAGAGCGAAGACTTCAGCAGTGCTTCTTCATCCACTTCTTCTTACTCCAGCGCAGTGACCTCCAACGATACCAATGCCGGCACCGGCAGCAAACTGACCGTCGGCCCCAATATCAAGCTCAAGGGCGTCGAGATTACCGATTGCGACACCCTGGTGGTGGAAGGCACGGTCGAGGCCACCATGGACTCGCGCGTGATCCAGATCACTGCCGACGGCGCGTTCCGCGGCTCGGCCGAGATCGACATTGCCGAAATTCACGGTGAATTCGAAGGCAACCTGACGGTGCGCGACAAGCTGGTGATCTTTGGCAGCGGCCGGGTGCATGGCAAGATTCGCTACGGCAAGGTCATCATCGAAGAAGGCGGCCAGCTGACGGGCGAGATCGAGTGCTCGGGCAGCACGCGCAAGCCTGCAGCAAGCACAGGCAGCACCACCAAGACCGAAAAGGCCGCCGAGAGCGTGGCCTGA
- a CDS encoding acyl-CoA thioesterase — MGLLYPLIVPMNTVRTTSSDLPTDKELVLRVIPMPADCNANGDIFGGWVMSQVDLAGSVLPLRHSRGRTVTVAVNEFIFKQPVRVGDILSFYAKLTRVGTTSMTVAVEVVAERLSKQGQFIKVTEATLTYVAIDEEGQPRKVPPLSA, encoded by the coding sequence ATGGGATTGTTGTATCCCCTGATTGTGCCCATGAATACCGTCCGCACCACTTCCTCCGATTTGCCCACCGACAAGGAGCTGGTGCTGCGCGTCATTCCCATGCCTGCCGATTGCAACGCCAATGGCGATATCTTTGGCGGCTGGGTGATGTCGCAGGTCGATCTGGCGGGCTCGGTGCTGCCGCTGCGCCACTCACGCGGCCGCACGGTAACCGTGGCCGTCAATGAATTCATCTTCAAGCAACCCGTGCGCGTGGGCGACATTCTGTCGTTCTACGCCAAGCTCACCCGCGTCGGCACCACGTCGATGACAGTGGCCGTGGAAGTGGTGGCCGAGCGCCTGTCCAAGCAGGGCCAGTTCATCAAGGTGACCGAAGCGACCTTGACCTATGTGGCAATCGACGAGGAAGGACAGCCTCGCAAGGTGCCGCCGCTGTCTGCTTAA
- a CDS encoding ABCB family ABC transporter ATP-binding protein/permease: protein MRRFQEASLPASPSETKGKPESRDGETLKRLLPYLWAYKWRVMAALLLMVGAKVANVGVPVLLKHVVDALGIQPGSAQALLVVPVGLLLAYGGLRLLTSVFGELRELVFAKATQGAARSIALQTFEHLHGMSLRFHLERQTGGMTRDIERGVKGVESLISYSLYSIVPTFIELVLVLGILAVKFDIWFALITIMALVVYITFTVTVTQWRTQYRREANLIDSSAHSKAIDSLLNYETVKYFNNERFEAVRYDEDLEKLRRARLKSQSSLSVLNSGQQLIIAVALVAMLWRATQGVVDGRLTLGDLVMINAFMIQLYIPLNFLGTLYREIKQSLTDLDRMFTLMDKEREVADAPGAHPLQLQGEPELRFDDVHFAYHPDRPILQGLSFAVPAGRTVAVVGPSGAGKSTLARLLFRFYDVQAGAIRIAGQDIREITQDSLRRAIGIVPQDTVLFNDTVEYNIAYGRPGATHDEVVQAAQAARIHGMIAATPDGYATRVGERGLKLSGGEKQRVAIARTLLKNPPILIFDEATSALDSANERAIQQELQQAARGKTTLVIAHRLSTVVDAHEILVMDAGRIVERGTHAQLLAQGGRYADMWALQQNEKLEQVAEEHQAQGQPENS from the coding sequence ATGCGCCGTTTTCAGGAAGCCTCTCTCCCCGCAAGCCCTAGCGAAACTAAGGGTAAACCCGAGTCTCGTGATGGAGAAACCCTGAAGCGCCTGCTGCCCTATCTGTGGGCCTACAAATGGCGCGTGATGGCTGCACTGCTGCTGATGGTGGGAGCCAAGGTCGCCAACGTCGGTGTGCCGGTGCTGCTCAAGCACGTGGTGGATGCGCTTGGCATTCAACCGGGCAGTGCTCAGGCGCTGCTGGTGGTGCCGGTTGGCCTGCTGCTGGCCTATGGCGGTCTGCGGCTGCTGACTTCGGTGTTCGGCGAACTGCGCGAGCTGGTGTTTGCCAAGGCCACGCAGGGCGCGGCGCGCTCCATCGCCCTGCAGACCTTCGAGCACCTGCACGGCATGAGCCTGCGCTTTCACCTGGAGCGCCAGACCGGCGGCATGACGCGCGATATCGAGCGTGGTGTCAAAGGCGTCGAGTCGCTCATTTCCTATTCGCTCTACAGCATCGTGCCCACCTTCATCGAGCTGGTGCTGGTGCTGGGCATCCTGGCTGTCAAGTTCGACATCTGGTTTGCACTCATCACCATCATGGCGCTGGTGGTCTACATCACCTTCACAGTCACGGTCACACAGTGGCGAACCCAGTACCGGCGCGAGGCCAACCTGATTGACTCTTCGGCGCACAGTAAAGCCATCGATTCGCTGCTGAACTACGAAACCGTCAAGTACTTCAACAACGAGCGCTTTGAAGCGGTGCGGTATGACGAGGACCTCGAGAAGCTGCGCCGGGCGCGGCTGAAAAGCCAAAGCAGCCTCAGCGTGCTCAACAGCGGCCAGCAGCTGATCATTGCCGTGGCCCTGGTTGCCATGCTGTGGCGCGCCACCCAGGGCGTGGTGGACGGCCGGCTGACGCTGGGCGACCTGGTGATGATCAATGCCTTCATGATCCAGCTGTACATTCCACTCAACTTTCTGGGCACCTTGTACCGCGAAATCAAGCAGAGCCTCACCGATCTGGACCGCATGTTCACCCTGATGGACAAGGAGCGCGAGGTGGCCGATGCGCCCGGCGCGCACCCGCTGCAACTGCAGGGCGAGCCCGAGCTGCGTTTTGACGATGTGCACTTTGCCTACCACCCCGACCGCCCCATCCTGCAAGGACTGAGCTTTGCCGTGCCCGCCGGCAGGACGGTTGCCGTGGTGGGCCCTTCGGGGGCAGGTAAATCGACGCTTGCGCGCCTGCTGTTCCGTTTTTACGATGTGCAGGCGGGCGCCATCCGCATCGCAGGCCAGGACATCCGCGAGATCACGCAGGACAGCCTGCGCCGCGCCATCGGCATCGTGCCGCAGGACACGGTGCTGTTCAACGACACGGTGGAGTACAACATTGCCTATGGCCGCCCGGGCGCCACGCACGACGAGGTGGTGCAGGCCGCCCAGGCCGCGCGCATCCACGGCATGATCGCCGCCACGCCGGACGGTTATGCCACCCGCGTGGGCGAGCGTGGCCTGAAGCTGTCGGGCGGCGAGAAGCAGCGCGTTGCCATTGCACGCACCCTGCTGAAGAACCCGCCGATCCTGATTTTTGACGAAGCCACCTCGGCGCTTGATTCTGCCAACGAGCGCGCCATCCAGCAGGAGCTGCAACAGGCCGCGCGCGGCAAGACCACGCTGGTGATTGCGCACCGCCTCTCCACCGTGGTGGACGCCCACGAGATTCTGGTGATGGATGCGGGCCGCATCGTCGAGCGCGGCACCCACGCCCAATTGCTGGCACAAGGCGGGCGCTACGCGGACATGTGGGCACTGCAGCAGAACGAAAAGCTGGAGCAGGTGGCCGAAGAGCACCAGGCGCAGGGCCAGCCTGAAAATTCCTGA
- a CDS encoding polyhydroxyalkanoate granule-associated phasin, whose product MSPSSRRSNSSAQSLAAKSLELSWAAPQVVAQRVSRMMTAGPSPSVRDQQEFYRMGSEKVVAFYESWMGMWTQACTSYWQAAASMVAAPELLTPTASNPFAPFGVGKATKRIVKQQVHAVTDVLNAGIAPVHAKAVSNAKRLSRTRKP is encoded by the coding sequence ATGTCCCCCTCCTCCCGCCGCAGCAACTCCAGCGCACAGTCGCTGGCAGCGAAAAGTCTGGAGCTCTCCTGGGCTGCGCCCCAGGTGGTTGCCCAGCGGGTGAGCCGCATGATGACGGCCGGCCCCAGCCCTTCTGTGCGCGACCAGCAGGAGTTCTACCGCATGGGTAGCGAAAAGGTCGTTGCCTTCTACGAATCGTGGATGGGCATGTGGACGCAGGCCTGCACCTCGTACTGGCAGGCTGCTGCCAGCATGGTCGCAGCCCCCGAGCTGCTGACGCCCACGGCCAGCAACCCCTTCGCGCCGTTTGGCGTCGGCAAGGCCACCAAGCGCATCGTCAAGCAGCAGGTGCATGCCGTGACCGATGTACTGAACGCGGGCATCGCCCCCGTGCATGCCAAGGCGGTGAGCAACGCAAAGCGCCTGTCGCGGACACGCAAGCCCTGA
- a CDS encoding 4-oxalocrotonate tautomerase codes for MPTIRVELFEGRTVEQKRALAEALTEATVRTLGGSLDGVDIVFFDVPRHNWATGGRLWIDQQQQQQQQQQ; via the coding sequence ATGCCAACCATTCGCGTAGAACTGTTCGAGGGCCGCACCGTGGAGCAAAAGCGCGCCCTGGCCGAAGCCTTGACCGAGGCCACGGTACGCACCCTGGGCGGATCGCTTGACGGCGTTGATATCGTCTTCTTCGATGTGCCGCGCCACAACTGGGCGACGGGCGGGCGCCTCTGGATCGATCAGCAGCAACAGCAACAGCAACAGCAGCAGTAA
- a CDS encoding creatininase family protein: protein MSTAIWSSRWWQNISTREFAEGEASGLAARTVAVLPVAAIEQHGPHLPVSVDATLLQGIVDAAMPLLPTDVPVLVLPAQNVGLSTEHLNFPGTLSLPPQLVIDLWTAMGQAVARAGIRKLLMFNTHGGQVAVMDIVARELRMAHGMLVYSSSWGGLPLPAAVTGLFSSDEHRFGIHGGEIETSMMLHLAPAQVRMEHAGCFHSTSQDRARRFPILGNGKSAKMGWAIEDYNACGAVGNAAGATAEKGKAVVDAAAQQLSLLLQEIHQLDWRCAQPQP from the coding sequence ATGAGCACCGCTATCTGGTCGTCGCGCTGGTGGCAGAACATCAGCACTCGCGAATTCGCCGAAGGCGAGGCCTCGGGCCTGGCTGCGCGCACTGTGGCGGTGCTGCCGGTGGCCGCCATCGAGCAGCATGGCCCGCACCTGCCGGTGTCGGTGGATGCCACCTTGCTGCAAGGCATTGTGGATGCGGCCATGCCTTTGCTGCCGACCGATGTACCCGTGCTGGTGCTGCCCGCGCAGAACGTGGGCCTGAGCACCGAGCACCTGAACTTTCCCGGCACCCTGAGTCTGCCGCCGCAGCTCGTCATCGATCTGTGGACGGCCATGGGCCAGGCTGTGGCGCGTGCGGGCATCCGCAAGCTGTTGATGTTCAACACGCATGGCGGCCAGGTGGCGGTGATGGACATCGTGGCGCGCGAGTTGCGCATGGCGCACGGCATGCTGGTGTACAGCAGCAGCTGGGGCGGTTTGCCGCTGCCCGCTGCGGTTACCGGGCTGTTCAGTAGCGATGAGCACCGCTTTGGCATCCATGGCGGTGAAATCGAAACGTCGATGATGCTGCATCTGGCGCCCGCGCAGGTGCGTATGGAGCACGCAGGCTGCTTTCATTCCACATCGCAGGACCGCGCGAGGCGCTTTCCCATTCTGGGCAATGGCAAAAGCGCCAAGATGGGCTGGGCCATTGAAGATTACAACGCCTGCGGGGCCGTCGGCAACGCGGCGGGCGCCACGGCGGAAAAAGGCAAGGCCGTGGTCGATGCCGCTGCGCAGCAACTCTCTCTGTTGCTGCAGGAAATCCACCAGCTCGACTGGCGCTGCGCACAGCCGCAGCCATAG